One window of Thermodesulfobacteriota bacterium genomic DNA carries:
- a CDS encoding PBP1A family penicillin-binding protein, with amino-acid sequence MIMKVFKWALILGLVLIVLALGAGAAFFYHVSRDLPEISSLRDYRPPTITTVHADNGRKIAEFYNCRRIVLPLPEIPEQLINAFVDAEDARFFQHTGVDLVSIVRAVIKNMTAGEIVQGGSTITQQVAKSFFLSSEKTFARKAREAILSYRIEKRFSKEDILFLYLNQIYLGHGAYGVEAAAENYFGKAVGELNLAECAMLAGLPQAPSRYSPFRYPAQARKRQLYVMNQMMESGHITGQEAAAAREMEVAVQSKKSWFQETTPWYSEYVRQYVEEKYGKDMLYNQGLQIYAAVNVDMQEAARREIDRGLRALDKRQGYRGPIDHLDIQEIEPFLAELTSTSENGDAAAADTAENGRTVTAVVVEVDDDEGTVLVRFPGGRGRISLADMAWARKPNPRVPWHLPSARISRPSQALSVGDVILVTIPPATDAMATADSMPPQTAMAAPAGGSDDVPVFLEQTPTVESALICMETGTGRVKAMVGGRNFSKNQFNRAIQSRRQPGSAFKPIIYAAALDKGYTAASMIVDSAIVYEDRERNFVWKPHNYEEKFFGPTLFRLALVKSHNIPTIKILKDIGVDYAIAYAEKMGITAPLSQDLSIALGSSGIPPIELIIAYSVFANLGERITPLFIERIIDRDGRVLEENKAGSVQVMDKTTAYIMTSLLQGVVEEGTGQRVQALNRPVAGKTGTTDNLYDAWFVGYTPDYVTAVWVGFDKARSLGAGETGANAASPIWLGFMQDILRDKPVQSFTVPEGVAFARIDAETGLLPIAESRETFFECFKEGTVPTEHTPRPGTVVRDEQFFKQGM; translated from the coding sequence ATGATCATGAAAGTCTTCAAGTGGGCCCTCATTCTCGGGCTGGTCCTGATTGTTCTGGCCCTGGGCGCCGGAGCGGCCTTCTTTTACCATGTCAGCCGGGACCTGCCGGAAATTTCCTCGCTCCGGGATTACCGGCCGCCGACCATTACCACGGTTCACGCGGACAACGGCCGGAAAATCGCCGAGTTCTATAATTGCCGGAGAATCGTCCTGCCCCTGCCGGAAATTCCGGAGCAGCTGATCAACGCCTTTGTGGATGCCGAAGACGCCCGGTTCTTTCAGCATACCGGCGTCGATCTGGTCAGTATTGTCCGCGCCGTTATCAAGAACATGACCGCCGGCGAGATTGTCCAGGGCGGCAGCACCATCACCCAGCAGGTGGCCAAGTCCTTTTTCCTCTCGTCGGAAAAAACCTTTGCCCGCAAAGCCAGGGAGGCGATTCTTTCCTACCGCATTGAAAAGCGGTTCTCCAAGGAAGATATTCTCTTTCTGTATCTCAACCAGATCTACCTTGGGCACGGCGCCTACGGGGTAGAGGCGGCCGCCGAAAACTATTTTGGAAAAGCCGTGGGGGAACTGAATCTGGCTGAATGCGCCATGCTGGCGGGTCTGCCCCAGGCACCCAGCCGCTACTCACCCTTCCGGTATCCGGCCCAGGCCAGAAAGCGGCAGTTGTATGTCATGAATCAGATGATGGAAAGCGGCCATATCACCGGGCAGGAAGCCGCCGCGGCACGGGAAATGGAAGTGGCTGTCCAATCGAAGAAAAGCTGGTTCCAGGAAACGACGCCCTGGTATTCGGAGTATGTCCGGCAGTACGTGGAAGAAAAGTACGGAAAGGATATGCTCTACAATCAGGGGCTTCAAATTTATGCCGCCGTCAACGTGGACATGCAGGAGGCCGCCCGGCGGGAGATTGACCGGGGATTGCGCGCCCTGGATAAGCGCCAGGGATACCGGGGTCCGATCGATCATCTGGACATCCAGGAGATCGAACCGTTTCTGGCCGAATTGACATCAACGTCCGAAAACGGGGACGCGGCGGCGGCGGACACCGCTGAAAACGGACGGACGGTTACCGCCGTGGTGGTCGAGGTGGACGACGACGAGGGAACCGTGCTGGTCCGGTTCCCCGGCGGCAGGGGCCGAATTTCCTTGGCGGATATGGCCTGGGCCAGGAAACCCAATCCCAGAGTTCCCTGGCATTTACCTTCAGCCAGAATCAGCCGGCCGTCCCAGGCTCTGTCCGTGGGGGACGTCATCCTCGTGACCATCCCCCCGGCGACGGATGCCATGGCCACTGCCGATAGCATGCCGCCGCAGACGGCCATGGCCGCGCCGGCCGGCGGATCGGATGATGTTCCGGTTTTTCTGGAACAGACGCCGACGGTGGAGTCGGCCCTGATCTGCATGGAAACGGGAACCGGACGGGTCAAAGCCATGGTCGGCGGCCGGAATTTTTCCAAGAATCAGTTCAATCGGGCCATTCAATCCAGACGCCAGCCGGGCTCGGCCTTCAAGCCGATCATCTACGCCGCCGCCCTGGACAAAGGCTATACAGCGGCCAGCATGATCGTCGATTCAGCCATTGTCTATGAAGACCGGGAGCGCAATTTTGTCTGGAAACCCCACAACTACGAAGAAAAATTTTTCGGACCGACCCTGTTTCGCCTGGCCCTGGTCAAATCCCACAACATTCCGACCATTAAAATCCTCAAGGACATCGGCGTGGATTATGCGATCGCGTACGCCGAGAAAATGGGCATCACCGCGCCGCTGAGCCAGGACCTCTCAATCGCCCTGGGGTCGTCGGGAATACCGCCGATCGAATTGATCATCGCCTATTCCGTCTTCGCCAATTTGGGGGAACGGATAACCCCCCTTTTCATTGAGCGGATCATCGACCGTGACGGGCGGGTCCTGGAAGAAAACAAGGCCGGTTCGGTCCAAGTGATGGATAAAACCACGGCCTACATCATGACCAGCCTGCTGCAGGGGGTGGTGGAAGAGGGTACCGGCCAGAGAGTGCAGGCCCTTAACCGGCCGGTGGCGGGAAAGACGGGGACCACCGACAACCTTTATGATGCCTGGTTTGTGGGCTACACACCGGATTATGTGACGGCGGTCTGGGTCGGTTTTGACAAGGCCCGGTCCCTGGGCGCCGGAGAAACCGGCGCCAATGCCGCCAGTCCCATCTGGCTGGGGTTCATGCAGGATATCCTGCGGGATAAACCGGTTCAGTCCTTTACCGTGCCGGAGGGGGTGGCCTTCGCCCGGATCGACGCTGAAACCGGTCTGCTGCCCATTGCCGAATCCCGGGAAACCTTTTTTGAGTGCTTCAAGGAAGGAACCGTGCCCACCGAACACACGCCCCGGCCGGGAACGGTTGTCAGGGATGAGCAGTTTTTCAAACAGGGAATGTAA
- a CDS encoding UvrD-helicase domain-containing protein, producing the protein MRYIADLHVHSRFSRATARDLDLEHLHIFSQLKGITVVATGDFTHPEWFAELREKLEPAEDGLFRLKKEIAEACDQRVPPSCRRPVRFILSTEISNIYKKNDRTRKNHHLVFMPDLDTAARFNTRLEAIGNIRSDGRPILGLDARNLLEIVLETSADAFLIPAHIWTPWFSLFGSKSGFDAIGDCFEDLTPHIFAVETGLSSDPAMNWRVSGIDGLTLVSNSDAHSPSKLGREACILDTALSYPDLRRAIKTGDPAQFLGTYEFFPEEGKYHFDGHRACGVCFSPDITRQYHGLCPACGKPLTLGVLYRVEELADREPGKKPGRHHPYYSLVPLEEILSEIAGVGSKSKKVAAAYDGVLEKLGPEFDVLYTLPAEEIRKSGVALLDVAVGRVRDGHVHLTPGYDGEYGRVRVFTEDEKEALQGQQHLFPDDTGKTDAGGRRTLALRVTVAARKPDVQPSLPGIAAGGEPAADQPADPFKGLNSRQMEAVSHGDGPLMIVAGPGSGKTHTLTCRIARLIRENRVAAENILAITFTNRAAAEMARRIEQMVDKASGRPQVSTFHAFCFSLLKEGPETVPVILDETDQRQMMADAVESAAMAETVGKLSPGRFAEVIARAKQRLLSSADDLSAIAGGLPPEILSTVYQSYQRLMSSAGLMDFEDLIAAVVHRLEQDDAFREDCRRRFPYVFVDEYQDINYAQYRLIRALVPPDGNICVIGDPDQAIYGFRGSDAAFFQTFDRDFPNAATVCLDRSYRSTETILSASYHVISRQPDNDRRVRVYSGITGLPVITVAGLATDRAEATFVGKTIESLVGGLGFFSVDSGQAGYEDDRNAYGFADIAVLFRTRAQGNIFADVLGAAGIPFHLVSRENMYAAKGMAELISLWRLCNDGGTMMDFERVLAAGGGKITPQAREALAAWKRKHGFSVERMMRALIRFPVDGIGSAVQNRLAALAGSLLTMRDEMRPLDAEEQLLYLLVRRSDIRAVIDSRQKTRDACDALVREAAAGGLDPGAFLAAVNLSSDADAQLPEADRVRLMTIHAAKGLEFPVVFVAGCEDGYLPLKRGEDEAVDEAEERRLLYVAMTRARDQLFFTYAKQRQIFGKMEQRRISPFAEDIESRLKVSAGLGKGKKPRGGPVQMELF; encoded by the coding sequence ATGCGGTATATCGCCGATCTCCATGTTCATTCCAGATTTTCCCGGGCAACGGCCCGGGATCTGGACCTGGAGCATCTTCATATTTTTTCCCAGTTAAAAGGAATCACCGTAGTCGCCACCGGCGATTTCACCCATCCGGAGTGGTTCGCCGAACTGCGGGAAAAACTGGAGCCGGCGGAGGACGGTCTGTTCCGGTTGAAAAAGGAGATCGCCGAGGCCTGCGACCAGCGGGTTCCCCCTTCCTGCCGGCGGCCGGTGCGGTTTATCCTGTCCACCGAAATCAGCAACATCTACAAAAAAAACGACCGGACCCGGAAAAACCATCATCTGGTCTTCATGCCGGACCTGGATACGGCGGCGCGATTCAATACCCGGCTGGAGGCCATCGGCAATATCCGCTCGGACGGACGGCCGATCCTGGGCCTTGACGCCAGAAACCTGCTGGAGATCGTCCTGGAAACCTCCGCCGACGCCTTTCTCATCCCGGCCCATATCTGGACGCCCTGGTTTTCCCTGTTCGGGTCCAAATCCGGGTTTGACGCCATCGGCGACTGCTTTGAGGACCTGACGCCCCACATCTTTGCCGTGGAAACCGGCCTGTCCTCCGACCCGGCCATGAACTGGCGGGTATCCGGCATCGACGGCCTGACCCTGGTGTCCAATTCCGATGCCCACTCCCCGTCAAAACTGGGCCGGGAAGCCTGCATCCTGGATACGGCGCTATCCTATCCCGACCTGCGCCGGGCCATCAAAACCGGTGATCCGGCGCAGTTTCTGGGAACCTATGAATTCTTTCCCGAGGAAGGGAAATATCATTTTGACGGCCACCGCGCCTGCGGGGTCTGCTTTTCTCCCGACATCACCCGGCAGTACCACGGCCTCTGCCCGGCCTGCGGCAAGCCCCTGACCCTCGGTGTTTTATACCGGGTGGAGGAACTGGCCGACCGGGAACCGGGGAAAAAACCGGGCCGCCACCATCCTTATTACAGCCTGGTTCCCCTGGAGGAGATCCTGTCGGAAATCGCGGGGGTGGGGTCAAAATCAAAAAAAGTCGCCGCCGCCTATGACGGGGTCCTGGAAAAACTGGGGCCGGAGTTCGACGTGCTGTACACCCTGCCGGCCGAGGAGATCAGAAAAAGCGGGGTGGCCCTGCTGGATGTGGCCGTCGGACGCGTCCGGGACGGCCATGTCCATCTGACCCCCGGTTATGACGGAGAGTACGGCCGGGTCCGGGTGTTTACGGAAGACGAGAAAGAAGCCCTCCAGGGGCAGCAGCACCTTTTCCCCGATGATACCGGCAAGACGGACGCGGGCGGCCGGCGGACCCTTGCCTTGCGGGTAACCGTTGCCGCCAGAAAACCCGATGTCCAGCCCTCCCTGCCCGGCATCGCCGCCGGCGGCGAACCGGCTGCCGATCAGCCGGCGGATCCCTTCAAGGGCCTCAACAGCCGGCAGATGGAAGCCGTCAGCCACGGCGACGGCCCGCTGATGATCGTCGCCGGTCCGGGTTCCGGGAAAACCCATACCCTCACCTGCCGCATCGCCCGTCTGATCCGGGAAAACAGGGTTGCCGCCGAAAACATCCTGGCCATTACCTTTACCAACCGGGCCGCGGCTGAAATGGCCCGGCGGATTGAGCAAATGGTCGATAAAGCATCCGGCCGGCCGCAGGTGTCCACCTTTCACGCCTTCTGCTTTTCGCTTTTAAAGGAAGGACCGGAAACGGTCCCGGTGATCCTGGACGAAACCGATCAGCGGCAGATGATGGCCGATGCCGTCGAGAGCGCGGCCATGGCCGAAACGGTCGGAAAACTGTCTCCCGGCCGTTTCGCGGAAGTCATCGCCCGGGCCAAACAACGACTGCTCTCGTCCGCGGATGACCTTTCCGCCATTGCCGGCGGCCTGCCGCCGGAGATCCTGTCCACGGTATATCAAAGCTACCAGCGCCTGATGTCGTCCGCCGGTCTTATGGACTTTGAAGATCTGATCGCTGCCGTCGTCCATCGCCTGGAACAGGACGACGCCTTTCGCGAAGACTGCCGGCGGCGGTTTCCTTACGTGTTCGTCGATGAGTATCAGGATATCAACTACGCCCAGTACCGGCTGATCCGGGCGCTGGTGCCGCCGGACGGCAACATCTGCGTCATCGGCGATCCGGATCAGGCGATTTACGGTTTCCGGGGATCGGATGCCGCTTTCTTCCAGACGTTTGACCGGGATTTTCCGAACGCCGCGACCGTCTGCCTGGACCGGAGCTACCGCTCCACCGAAACGATCCTTTCGGCCTCCTATCACGTCATCAGCCGGCAGCCGGACAATGACCGCCGGGTCAGGGTCTATTCGGGGATCACGGGATTGCCGGTCATCACCGTGGCCGGCCTGGCCACGGACCGGGCCGAAGCCACCTTTGTCGGCAAAACCATCGAATCTCTGGTCGGCGGGCTGGGTTTTTTTTCCGTGGATTCCGGCCAGGCCGGCTACGAGGATGACCGCAACGCCTATGGGTTTGCGGACATCGCCGTTCTTTTCCGGACCCGGGCCCAGGGAAATATCTTCGCCGATGTGCTGGGCGCCGCCGGCATTCCCTTTCATCTGGTCAGCCGGGAAAACATGTATGCCGCCAAAGGCATGGCGGAACTGATTTCCCTGTGGCGGCTGTGCAATGACGGCGGCACCATGATGGATTTTGAGCGGGTGCTGGCCGCCGGCGGGGGCAAAATAACGCCTCAAGCCAGAGAAGCGCTGGCCGCCTGGAAACGGAAACACGGCTTTTCGGTAGAGAGAATGATGCGGGCGCTGATCCGCTTTCCCGTTGACGGCATCGGCAGCGCCGTCCAGAACCGGCTGGCCGCTCTGGCGGGCAGCCTGCTGACCATGCGGGATGAGATGCGGCCGTTGGACGCGGAGGAGCAGCTCCTGTATCTTCTGGTCAGGCGATCGGACATCAGGGCGGTCATCGACAGCCGTCAGAAGACCCGGGATGCCTGCGACGCGCTGGTGCGGGAAGCGGCGGCGGGCGGGCTCGATCCCGGAGCCTTTCTGGCGGCGGTGAATCTGTCCTCGGACGCGGACGCCCAGTTGCCCGAGGCGGACCGGGTGCGCCTGATGACCATCCACGCGGCCAAGGGGCTCGAATTTCCGGTTGTGTTTGTGGCCGGCTGCGAGGACGGGTACCTCCCCTTGAAGCGCGGCGAGGATGAAGCGGTAGACGAGGCGGAGGAGCGCCGGCTGCTTTATGTGGCCATGACCCGCGCCCGGGATCAGCTTTTTTTTACTTATGCCAAACAGCGTCAGATCTTCGGTAAGATGGAACAGAGACGGATTTCCCCCTTTGCCGAAGATATTGAAAGCCGATTAAAGGTAAGCGCCGGCCTGGGAAAGGGAAAAAAGCCCCGGGGCGGGCCGGTGCAGATGGAATTGTTCTGA
- a CDS encoding MGMT family protein gives MMRGVRTGTGRQSTDRTLYRLWVETAWGRCCLTYAGEPFLLFGITLPGSINKAGPDSKLETGAVHPSAILVGQALADYFDGCGPAVIPGKWLALEQLTANERLVLKAVRQIPYGATRTYAEVAGMAGFPRGARFAGNTLHKNPFPVIIPCHRVVRSDGSIGGFASGCEMKEKMIALERQKGSRGQGFKGSRG, from the coding sequence CGCTTATGGGTTGAAACGGCCTGGGGCCGGTGTTGCCTGACTTATGCCGGCGAGCCTTTTCTTCTTTTTGGCATCACCCTCCCGGGCAGCATAAACAAAGCCGGACCGGATTCAAAACTGGAAACCGGGGCGGTCCATCCATCGGCCATCCTGGTCGGGCAAGCCCTGGCGGATTATTTTGACGGCTGCGGACCGGCCGTGATCCCCGGAAAATGGCTGGCCCTGGAACAGCTGACCGCCAACGAGCGGCTTGTTTTGAAAGCCGTCCGCCAAATCCCCTATGGCGCCACCCGCACCTACGCTGAGGTGGCCGGCATGGCCGGTTTTCCCCGCGGCGCCCGGTTTGCCGGCAACACCCTGCACAAGAACCCCTTTCCGGTCATCATTCCCTGCCACCGGGTGGTGCGGTCGGACGGCAGCATCGGCGGTTTCGCGTCGGGTTGCGAAATGAAAGAGAAAATGATAGCGCTGGAAAGACAAAAGGGTTCAAGGGGTCAAGGATTCAAGGGATCGAGGGGATAG